One genomic window of Penaeus vannamei isolate JL-2024 unplaced genomic scaffold, ASM4276789v1 unanchor796, whole genome shotgun sequence includes the following:
- the LOC138861076 gene encoding larval cuticle protein A3A-like, with protein MNTKIFILLGLVAVAAADSRESYEYLPPRVSSEESAESYESSEAKYSFNWAVSDDSSSNEFGHQEARDGDDTQGSYYVQLPDGRLQTVKYFVDGDSGYVAEVSYEGQARFPDSFESESAESRGYRLPRPQYFYDSNESK; from the exons ATGAACACTAAG ATCTTCATCCTCCTGGGCCTGGTTGCCGTCGCTGCGGCTGACAGCAGGGAATCCTATGAATATCTCCCACCAAGG GTTTCCTCCGAGGAATCCGCTGAGTCCTACGAGTCCTCCGAAGCCAAGTACAGCTTCAACTGGGCCGTCAGCGATGACTCCTCAAGCAACGAGTTCGGACACCAGGAGGCCCGCGACGGCGACGACACCcaaggatcctactacgtgcagctccccgacggccgcctgcagaccgtcaagtacttcgtggacggcgactccggctacgtggccgaggtcagctacgagggccaGGCTCGTTTCCCCGACTCCTTCGAGTCAGAGTCCGCCGAGTCCCGCGGATACAGACTTCCCAGGCCCCAGTACTTCTACGACTCCAACGAGTCAAAGTAA
- the LOC113809477 gene encoding larval cuticle protein A3A-like, producing the protein MNTKIVILLGLAAVAAADSRESYEYLPPRVSSEESAESYESSEAKYSFNWAVSDDSSSNEFGHQEARDGDHTQGSYYVQLPDGRLQTVKYFVDGDSGYVAEVSYEGEASYPDSHESFESKSSESAESREYRPPRPQYFYDSNESK; encoded by the exons ATGAACACTAAG ATCGTCATTCTCCTGGGCCTGGCTGCCGTCGCTGCGGCTGACAGCAGGGAATCCTATGAATATCTCCCACCAAGG GTTTCCTCCGAGGAATCTGCTGAGTCCTACGAGTCCTCCGAAGCCAAGTACAGCTTCAACTGGGCCGTCAGCGATGACTCCTCAAGCAACGAGTTCGGACACCAGGAGGCCCGTGACGGCGACCACacccagggatcctactacgtgcagctccccgacggccgcctgcagaccgtcaagtacttcgtggacggcgactccggctacgtggccgaggtcagctacgagggcgaggccaGTTATCCTGACTCACATGAGTCCTTCGAGTCTAAGTCCTCTGAGTCCGCTGAGTCCCGCGAATACAGACCTCCCAGGCCCCAGTACTTCTACGACTCCAACGAGTCCAAGTAA